From a single Eleginops maclovinus isolate JMC-PN-2008 ecotype Puerto Natales chromosome 20, JC_Emac_rtc_rv5, whole genome shotgun sequence genomic region:
- the timm17a gene encoding mitochondrial import inner membrane translocase subunit Tim17-A, whose protein sequence is MEEYAREPCPWRIVDDCGGAFTMGAIGGGIFQAVKGFRNAPSGMNHRMKGSLTAIKTRAPQLGGSFAVWGGLFSMIDCGLVKVRGKEDPWNSITSGAMTGAILAARNGPVAMVGSAAMGGILLALIEGAGILLTRFASSQFPTGPQFAEEPAPAPMPASSFGDYRQYQ, encoded by the exons ATGGAGGAATATGCTAGAGAACCATG TCCCTGGAGGATCGTGGACGACTGTGGGGGAGCCTTCACCATGGGAGCTATTGGAGGAGGAATATTTCAGGCAGTGAAAGGCTTCAGAAATGCACCCTCA GGAATGAACCACAGGATGAAAGGTAGCCTGACTGCAATCAAAACCAGAGCCCCACAGCTTGGAG GAAGCTTTGCAGTATGGGGAGGCCTTTTCTCCATGATTGACTGTGGTTTAGTAAAAGTACGAGGAAAAGAGGATCCCTGGAACTCAATTACAAGTGGGGCCATGACAGGAGCCATCCTTGCGGCAAGAA ATGGACCGGTAGCAATGGTGGGCTCTGCAGCAATGGGAGGAATCCTGCTGGCTTTGATAGAGGGTGCAGGAATCTTGCTCACTAGGTTTGCCTCTTCACAGTTCCCAACTG GGCCCCAGTTTGCAGAGGAGCCCGCCCCCGCTCCAATGCCCGCCTCTTCCTTCGGAGACTACAGACAATACCAGTGA
- the lmod1b gene encoding leiomodin-1 — protein sequence MSRRRMKGLTRIGRQVSEDPDLDTLLSTLSPEEVEELQQDMMKVPDLKPDDGKVLAQGASQDAAPSMRNNDRDCKLDSRRESDRKGRLSEREQPLEGDPRKESRKQEYLRKMGLSQEGNEDVTVGLRRQASGSGEIDMNVEEGNSKGPGNSNEERSRLSSRYRKQGSRESDVKEDTKERQEDNKIRDRRDIRESTGSKTKDMISKLQEKKDDSKDKKEDCRRKDESKTKDIISKLREKHEKEVGKEKERRSESFRTQGLVSKMLEKQSKAQESPAPESKPEEKKPKDEEKKAEDTKKPDVKLERQASEKGEVQVKHDKAEKRTDREELVNHSDHVKEKEKKVEEKKDDEQSKGTVEKAEESDKLGNCMAKNSPSSKSKEEEEEDEDSSMFDELMEQVRSNDPSLDELNVNNSEVIKTKTLIEFAEALRNNTNVKKLALANCRADDHVAYAISGMLRNNKTITSINVDSNHLTGKGILSLIQGLPHNATLTELRFQNQRHICGGKTEMEMTKILKENFTLLKLGYHFELAGPRMTTTNILSRNMDRQRQKRLQEQKLAQANGEKKGALEVPKTGGGGSLRNSPRASPKPSPIPSPMPSPKLTPKRGAGGGAPPPPPPPPGGGPPPPPPPMLNVDALRNSLTPVSQRKLDGKSPGGNENTRDQLLASIRGSNKKQLKKVEVPKWLQ from the exons ATGTCCAGGAGAAGGATGAAAGGCCTGACCCGTATTGGCCGCCAGGTCAGCGAGGACCCAGATTTAGACACCCTGCTGTCCACCCTCTCccctgaggaggtggaggagcttCAGCAGGACATGATGAAAGTGCCAGACCTCAAGCCGGACGATGGTAAGGTCCTCGCCCAAGGGGCGAGCCAGGACGCAGCACCCTCTATGAGAAACAATGACCGGGACTGTAAACTGGACAGCAGGCGAGAGAGTGACCGTAAAGGGAGGCTCAGCGAGAGGGAGCAGCCTTTGGAG GGGGATCCAAGGAAGGAGAGCCGGAAGCAGGAATATCTGAGGAAGATGGGCCTGAGCCAGGAGGGGAACGAGGACGTGACAGTAGGGCTACGAAGACAAGCTAGTGGCTCAGGTGAAATAGATATGAATGTGGAGGAGGGAAACAGTAAAGGTCCTGGAAATTCTAATGAGGAGCGAAGTCGTCTTTCGAGTCGGTACAGGAAGCAGGGAAGCAGAGAGAGTGATGTGAAAGAGGATAccaaagagagacaggaagacaaCAAGAtaagagacagaagagacatcAGAGAGAGCACAGGTAGCAAAACAAAGGATATGATCTCTAAGTTACAGGAAAAAAAGGATGACAGCAAAGACAAGAAAGAAGACTGCAGGAGAAAAGATGAAAGCAAGACCAAGGACATTATCTCGAAGCTACGAGAAAAACATGAGAAGGAGGTTGgcaaggagaaggagagacgATCGGAGAGTTTCAGGACACAGGGTCTTGTCTCTAAAATGTTGGAGAAGCAGAGCAAGGCACAAGAAAGCCCAGCTCCTGAGAGTAAACCAGAAGAGAAGAAGCCTAAAGATGAGGAGAAGAAAGCTGAAGATACAAAGAAGCCTGATGTGAAACTTGAGCGACAGGCATCAGAGAAAGGTGAGGTGCAGGTGAAACATGACAAGGCCGAGAAAAGAACAGACAGAGAAGAGCTGGTTAATCATAGTGACCACGtcaaagagaaggagaagaaagtaGAGGAGAAAAAGGATGATGAGCAGAGTAAAGGAACAGTAGAGAAAGCTGAGGAAAGTGATAAACTTGGCAACTGTATGGCAAAAAACAGTCCAAGCAGCAAGtcaaaggaggaagaggaggaggatgaagactCAAGCATGTTTGATGAGCTGATGGAGCAGGTTCGCAGCAACGACCCCTCCCTCGATGAGCTCAACGTCAACAACTCGGAGGTCATAAAGACGAAAACGCTCATAGAGTTTGCAGAGGCTTTGCGCAATAACACCAATGTAAAGAAGTTAGCTTTGGCTAACTGCCGTGCGGACGACCACGTGGCTTATGCCATCTCAGGCATGCTGCGCAACAACAAGACCATCACCAGCATCAACGTGGACTCCAACCATCTCACCGGCAAGGGCATCCTGTCTCTGATCCAGGGGCTGCCACACAACGCCACCCTGACTGAGCTCCGCTTTCAAAACCAGCGTCACATCTGTGGTGGGAAGACTGAGATGGAGATGACCAAGATCCTGAAGGAGAACTTCACGCTGCTCAAACTGGGCTACCACTTTGAGTTAGCCGGACCCAGGATGACTACGACCAACATACTGAGTCGCAACATGGACCGACAGAGGCAGAAGCGCCTGCAGGAGCAGAAGCTGGCCCAGGCCAACGGCGAGAAGAAGGGGGCGCTTGAGGTCCCCAAGACAGGGGGTGGAGGATCTCTGAGAAACTCGCCAAGAGCTTCCCCTAAACCTTCTCCCATACCCTCACCCATGCCTTCACCAAAGCTGACTCCTAaaagaggagctggaggtggggctccaccaccacccccacctccacctggGGGTGGACCAccgcctcctccccctcccatGCTGAATGTAGACGCCCTGAGGAACTCTCTGACCCCCGTGTCCCAGAGGAAGCTGGATGGAAAAAGCCCAGGCGGTAATGAGAACACGAGGGACCAACTGCTCGCCTCAATCAGAGGGAGCAATAAGAAACAACTCAAGAAG GTGGAAGTGCCAAAGTGGTTGCAATAA
- the shisa4 gene encoding protein shisa-4 codes for MFPAGNMSLMAAGLVLLTVVLCSSHVSANEDCLWYVDKNGTWHNGFDCPLITFCCGNCHRRYCCLDAFKMITEREQKRCMLFQFSPTTLAGIASSILLFVAIIATMVCCFMCSCCYLYQRRQQRGRTPYDAQHIPMASYPVEPMYDAYGKPLGPHEYLHAGYPMAPQYPGMPPQYPMMPPGHYPPHMMDPAYGQAPPPYSPPQYPGH; via the exons ATGTTTCCAGCGGGCAACATGTCGCTCATGGCGGCGGGTTTGGTGCTGCTCACCGTGGTCCTATGCTCTTCTCACG tcaGTGCGAATGAGGACTGTCTGTGGTACGTGGATAAAAACGGCACCTGGCACAACGGCTTCGACTGCCCTCTCATCACGTTCTGCTGCGGGAACTGCCACCGACGCTACTGCTGCCTGGACGCCTTCAAGATGATCACAGAGAGGGAGCAGAAACGCTGCATGCTCTTCCAGTTCAG CCCCACTACGTTAGCCGGCATCGCCTCCTCTATCCTCCTGTTTGTGGCCATCATCGCCACCATGGTCTGCTGCTTCATGTGCTCCTGCTGTTACCTCTACCAGAGGAGGCAGCAGAGGGGCAGGACGCCCTACGATG CCCAGCACATCCCCATGGCCAGCTATCCAGTGGAGCCAATGTATGATGCTTACGGGAAACCCCTAGGACCCCACGAGTATCTACATGCAGGGTATCCGATGGCGCCCCAGTACCCGGGCATGCCCCCACAGTACCCTATGATGCCACCTGGACATTATCCCCCACACATGATGGATCCTGCATACGGCCAGG cccCCCCACCTTACTCACCACCTCAGTATCCTGGTCATTGA